AAAATAATCGTTCATACGTATCGGTTGCTCCTATTGTAGATGTTGACGTTGCAGTTGCTGAAGCTCCTGCAAAAGCAGCTCCTAAAAAAGAGGCAGCACCGAAAGTAGAAGAAGTTAAGGCAGAACCAAAAGCAGAAGCTAAAGGCGACGACCTTACTAAATTAACTGGTGTTGGACCAAAATTGGCTGAAGTTTTAGTAGAAGGTGGTTTTACATCTTACGCTGAAGTTGCTGCTGCATCAGTTGAAGCAATTCAGAAAGTACTGGAAACTGCAGGAAGCCGTTACGCTTCTAAAGATCCAGCACCATGGATTGAAGAAGCTAAAGGTTTAGCTTAATCACATCGATTAAATCAGGATTTTCCTGAAAAGATATTAAAAACTCTTGTCGCGCGCGGCAAGAGTTTTTTTGCTTAATAAACTCACTCACTCACTCACTCACTCACTCACTCATTTACTCATTCACCTTCTTACTGAATACTGCGACTAATTCAACTTTTCTTTAAACTTTAAGCCGCAAGCCAAAACTCTGAACTCTAAACTCTGAACTTTAAACTTTTCCTTGTACATTTGCGCTGCATTTTAAAACAGAGAACATGCTCAACTTAAAATTTATTCAAGACAATCCGGAGGTAGTAGTTGAAAAACTAAAACGCAAAAATTTTGATGCTTCGGAAATTGTTTCAACAATAATTGATCTGTACAAACAAAAAAATAAGCTGCAGGGCGACGCCGACGAAGCAAAAGCCGAGATGAACAAAATCTCGAAAGAAATTGGTTTAATGTTTCGTGAGGGCAAAACAGAAGAAGCAAATGCTGCCAAAGCACGCACTTCCGAAATCAAGGAAAACATCAAACAATTTGATGCCGATTTTGCAGCCATTGAAGAAAAAGTAACAAGTCTTTTGGTTTTGTTGCCTAACCTGCCTCACGACTCGGTTCCTACAGGCAAAGGCGAACAAGATAACGAGGTGGTAAAATCATTTGGAGACATCCCGGTTTTACACGAAAATGCAATGCCTCACTGGGATTTGGCAACAAAATACAACCTTATTGATTTTGAATTGGGAGTTAAAATCACCGGCGCAGGATTTCCGGTTTACCGCGGAAAAGGAGCACAATTACAACGTGCGCTTATTAACTTCTTTTTAGCCGAAGCTTCAAAAGCAGGTTACGAAGAAATTCAACCTCCGCTGGCGGTAAACGAAGCCTCAGGTTTTGGAACCGGACAGTTGCCCGATAAAGAAGGACAAATGTACCACGTTACCGAAGATAATTTATACCTGATTCCAACGGCAGAAGTTCCGGTAACTAACATTTACCGCGATGTAATTTTAGATGCCAAAGATCTTCCTTACAAAAACACAGCTTACAGTGCTTGTTTCCGTCGCGAAGCAGGTTCGTATGGTAAAGATGTTCGCGGATTGAACCGCTTACATCAGTTCGACAAAGTAGAGATTGTACAAATTGCACATCCCGAAAAATCGTACGAAACGCTGGACGAAATGGTAACCTACGTTGAAGGGTTGGTGAAAAAGCTGGGTTTGCCGTATCGTATTCTTCGTTTGTGTGGTGGCGATGCCAGTTTCGCATCGGCATTAACCTACGATTTTGAAGTGTATTCAACCGCTCAGGAAAAATGGCTGGAAGTAAGTTCTGTTTCTAACTTCGAATCGTTTCAGGCCAACCGCTTAAAATTACGTTTCCGCGAAGAAGGAGTTAAAAAGCCGCAAATTGCGCATACTTTGAACGGTAGTGCACTGGCACTTCCACGAATTGTTGCTGCTCTTTTGGAAAACAACCAAACTCCTGAAGGAATTAAAATTCCGGAAGCGCTGGTACCATTTACCGGTTTTGATATTATTAACTAGATACATATTCAGCAGGTGACTATAATTTTTTATAAATAGTCACCTGCTGAATCTTCCATAAAAAAGCCTGAAAGAAATATATTCTTTCAGGCTTTTTCTTTTGCACAAAAAGGGGCATCCTCCTTTCTATTCATCGGATGACTATTTGAGATAAGGTATAGTCTTCCGATGAATTTCTCCCACAAACATTCAATTAAAGTTTAATCTCTTTTGCTTTCTTAAAAAGTTCGGCCAAACATCTCCCGGTAAGTTCAGCATCTTCCAAAGCATTGTGCTTTTCCCTTACACGCTCCATTTCCAGGTACTCTGCAATTGCATTCAAACCAAGACCTTTAGGCACTTCCCTTCCATTTGCCTCCAATATCGTTTTATAGAACAGTGTTATATCTTGTAAATCGATGAACTGATAAGCAAAAGGCCATGTAAGATTAACCGTTTCGTACGAGGCCTTTAAAAAGCTAATATCGTTGTTAATTCCCTGCCCACAAATTTTAAGATCTCGCATGGCTTTCCTCGATGGGAATTCTCCTTCTTCCTGCAACCAGTACTCCAAATCGTCAATTGTCTCTTCCAGCGAAGGAGCTTCATCCAGTTCAAAACGCGAAATACCATGAATTCGTTTACTTCCCGGATCAAAATCAGCCTCATTCTCAGGATAAATCAGAGATTCGAAAGTGCTGATCTGCTCAAAGTTTTCATCGAGCAATGCTGCTCCTATTTGAATTATATCGTGAATCCCCGGGGTTTGCCCCGACATTTCGAGATCGATACACAGGTATTGTTCGCTCATAATCTATTTATTTAACTGTTTCAGAACAATAAAAATAACATAATAAACTATACTGATGGCTGAATTGCATCATTGAAAAGATGCTGAAACAAGATCTGCACGAAAGCATACACACCAAAATTTCTAAAATTCATTTACCAACAAGACACCCATAACAGTAGAATTAATCCCCTTCTCAAAGCGGACATTCTCCTTTTAAAGGAGGTGGTCGACGCAGGAAACCGGAAGATTGTTTTATTCATCGGATGACTATTTAAGATAAGGTATAGTCATCCGATGAATTTCTTCAAATAAAAAGCCCGAAAGAATTAATTCTTTCGGGCTTTTTTGGCTTGCAGTCTACAAGGTCACCCTGAACTCGTTTCAGGGTCTTCTTTCAACAGATACTGAAACAAGTTCAGCATGACGTTCAAACAAACTGAAGATTCAATTTTTTACTTTACCTCGCCGTTGGCAATCAGCCACTCGGCAATTTGCACAGCATTTAACGCTGCTCCTTTTTTAATCTGATCGCCAACACACCAGAAAGTAATGCTGTTCGGATCAGTTACGTCCTGACGAATGCGTCCTACGTAAACATCGTCTTTACCCGAAACAAACAATGGCATTGGGTATTCATTTTTTGCCGGATTATCGATAACTGTTAATCCTTCGAAATTCTCAAAAGCCTCTTTTACGTCTTTCACCGAAATCGGATTTTCAGTTTCTACCCAAATGGCTTCAGAGTGTGCACGAGCCACAGGAATACGAACACAAGTCGCACTTACTTCAGCATCGGTGTGCATAATTTTTTTGGTTTCCCAGTTCATCTTCATTTCTTCCTTGGTATAATCGTTATCCAGGAAAACATCGATGTGTGGGATAATATTCATGGCCAGCTGGTGGGCGAATTTTTCAACCTTTGCCGGTTTACCTTGAGCTACATCAAGTACTTGTTCTTCCAACTCAGCAATACCTTGCGCACCTGCACCACTTGCTGCCTGATAAGTAGCCACACGAACACGTTTAATTTTCGAGATATCCTCAATTGGTTTTAATGCAACTACCATTTGAATGGTTGAACAGTTTGGATTGGCAATAATATTACGTGGTCTTATTCTTGCATCCTCAGGATTTACTTCTGGCACAACCAGCGGCACATCGTCAACATAACGGAATGCGCTAGAGTTATCGATCATAATTGCACCGTATTTGGTAATGGTATCAGCATATTCTTTCGAAATACCGGCACCTGCAGAAGTTAATGCAATATCAATGTCTTTAAAATCGTCACCATGTTTAAGCTCCTTAACTGTTAGCTGTTTACCCTTAAATTCGTAAGTTTTGCCTGCACTTCGTGCCGAGCCAAAAATTACCAACTCATCCATGGGAAAATCCCTCTCTGCAAGCACTTTCAGGAACTCCTGCCCTACTGCACCGCTTACACCAACAATTGCAACTTTCATCGTTTTAATTTTAAAATTTTTTATAGTCTATAGTGTCTAAATGTCCGCCAAAGTTAGTATTTTGCTTCTAATTGTAAATCTGATGAATCCCAATCTTCTAAAATTATTAACATTCTGGTTCCTACTCATTTATTTCAATACGCCGGCGCAGGAGATATGGCGCGAAAGTTTTGATGTTTCCGACAAAGGAATTTGGGGCGATGCGAACCTGTCTGTTATTCAATCCGACTTTGAAAACATCTCCCAATGGATCCTTGATTATTCGAACGCTGTGTTAGACGACAACGACGATTACGCAAAAACCGTATCAACTTCGGGTGGAAGATTCGAATGCAAAGACACAAATGGCGAAGTAGTTTGGCGCTCCGTTTGGATTGATATTTCAGACTATAAAAATTGCACCATTCAACTAAACGCTGCAGAAACCGGAAGTGGTGCCAACCAAGATACAAAATACCTAAAAGCTTATTTCAGAATAGACAACAGCGAAGAAATCCTGTTTGAAACCAATGGTATAAATATTGGAAACTGGGGCTCAGCCCTTGCCACACAGACCAACTTAAACGGGAACCAACTTCAGATTGTTGTGCACATGAATAACCATTACGCCGGAGACAAAGTAATTCTGGATGAAGTGCTAGTTAGTGGCGAAGAAAAAAATCCAATTGTAATAAATTCAGGCGATGTGCTGCTGAATGAAGTACTTTTCAACCCGGTTCCCGATGGTGAAGATTATATTGAAATTTACAATAACTCCGAGAAACAAATTCCACTAAATAAACTTTACCTGGCCTCGCGCGATGCTAATTTCGAACTCACACAAGTTTATCCGCTTAGCAATGAAAAACGTGTAATTGAACCCGAAAGTTACCTGGCCCTCACCAGGGATACAAACGGTGTATTTCCTTGGTTTACCATCGAGTACCCGGCTTGTTTCCTGCAAATGGACAAGTTCCCATCCTTCAACAACGACGAAGATTATGTGGTACTTTTGAATAACAATATGGAAATTGTTGATGAGTTTTATTACAACGAAAAAATGCATCTGCCATTGTTGTTCGATCGGGAAGGAATTTCACTGGAACGCATTTCGTTTTCGGAAAACACAAACGAACAAAGTAACTGGCATTCGGCTTCCACCGAGTCGGGCTACGGTACACCGGGCTATAAAAACTCACAATTTGAAAATGAAACAAACAAAGTGCAAGTTACTTTTGAACCGGAAGCTTTTTCGCCCAATAACGACGGCTACAATGATATTTACACCATAAATTTTAAACTCGACCAACCCGGCTATCTTGCCAATATCTGGATTTTTGATTCATCGGGAAGAATGGTTATGCAACTTTGTAAAAACAATATTCTGGGTACCTCGGACCAAATCAAATGGAATGGCGAAGATAAAAATGGCCAACGCCAGCAATTGGGCGCCTACATTGTATTGGTTGAGGTATTCAATCCTAAAGGTTATGTTAAACAATTTAAAGATGGTGTGGTTTTGACTTCGATATTAGATTAAAAAATGTAATTTAATCCTAAAAAAGAGACCAACTATTTGATTTCAGACTAACAAGAATCACACAAAATACATGAAACGAAATTTTTTCTATTTCGCCTGGCGGGAATTTACGCGATCGGCGACGATGAACAGAAACATGGCTACCAAAGGAATTCTAATTTTCTTTGCCATTTACTTTTCGCTTGTAGCACTTTTTATGGGCTTCAATTTAAGCGAAACCTTAGCCAAATCGAATCCCGACAACCAAATTTCGGCATTCAACGCGCTGGTTTTTATATATGTTGGATTTGAGCTGGTGCTTCGAATTATGATACAAAATCTGCCAACCTTTGGATTTCAACCATTTCTAATTATTCCGGTAAAACGCAAACGAATTGCACGTTACATGTTAAACAAATCGTTGTTGCATTTTTTTAATGTACTTCCGCTGTTTTTACTGGTTCCGTTTGTACTCC
The sequence above is a segment of the uncultured Draconibacterium sp. genome. Coding sequences within it:
- a CDS encoding helix-hairpin-helix domain-containing protein, producing MVDVDVAVAEAPAKAAPKKEAAPKVEEVKAEPKAEAKGDDLTKLTGVGPKLAEVLVEGGFTSYAEVAAASVEAIQKVLETAGSRYASKDPAPWIEEAKGLA
- the serS gene encoding serine--tRNA ligase — its product is MLNLKFIQDNPEVVVEKLKRKNFDASEIVSTIIDLYKQKNKLQGDADEAKAEMNKISKEIGLMFREGKTEEANAAKARTSEIKENIKQFDADFAAIEEKVTSLLVLLPNLPHDSVPTGKGEQDNEVVKSFGDIPVLHENAMPHWDLATKYNLIDFELGVKITGAGFPVYRGKGAQLQRALINFFLAEASKAGYEEIQPPLAVNEASGFGTGQLPDKEGQMYHVTEDNLYLIPTAEVPVTNIYRDVILDAKDLPYKNTAYSACFRREAGSYGKDVRGLNRLHQFDKVEIVQIAHPEKSYETLDEMVTYVEGLVKKLGLPYRILRLCGGDASFASALTYDFEVYSTAQEKWLEVSSVSNFESFQANRLKLRFREEGVKKPQIAHTLNGSALALPRIVAALLENNQTPEGIKIPEALVPFTGFDIIN
- a CDS encoding 3'-5' exonuclease: MSEQYLCIDLEMSGQTPGIHDIIQIGAALLDENFEQISTFESLIYPENEADFDPGSKRIHGISRFELDEAPSLEETIDDLEYWLQEEGEFPSRKAMRDLKICGQGINNDISFLKASYETVNLTWPFAYQFIDLQDITLFYKTILEANGREVPKGLGLNAIAEYLEMERVREKHNALEDAELTGRCLAELFKKAKEIKL
- a CDS encoding aspartate-semialdehyde dehydrogenase, with product MKVAIVGVSGAVGQEFLKVLAERDFPMDELVIFGSARSAGKTYEFKGKQLTVKELKHGDDFKDIDIALTSAGAGISKEYADTITKYGAIMIDNSSAFRYVDDVPLVVPEVNPEDARIRPRNIIANPNCSTIQMVVALKPIEDISKIKRVRVATYQAASGAGAQGIAELEEQVLDVAQGKPAKVEKFAHQLAMNIIPHIDVFLDNDYTKEEMKMNWETKKIMHTDAEVSATCVRIPVARAHSEAIWVETENPISVKDVKEAFENFEGLTVIDNPAKNEYPMPLFVSGKDDVYVGRIRQDVTDPNSITFWCVGDQIKKGAALNAVQIAEWLIANGEVK
- a CDS encoding lamin tail domain-containing protein, producing the protein MNPNLLKLLTFWFLLIYFNTPAQEIWRESFDVSDKGIWGDANLSVIQSDFENISQWILDYSNAVLDDNDDYAKTVSTSGGRFECKDTNGEVVWRSVWIDISDYKNCTIQLNAAETGSGANQDTKYLKAYFRIDNSEEILFETNGINIGNWGSALATQTNLNGNQLQIVVHMNNHYAGDKVILDEVLVSGEEKNPIVINSGDVLLNEVLFNPVPDGEDYIEIYNNSEKQIPLNKLYLASRDANFELTQVYPLSNEKRVIEPESYLALTRDTNGVFPWFTIEYPACFLQMDKFPSFNNDEDYVVLLNNNMEIVDEFYYNEKMHLPLLFDREGISLERISFSENTNEQSNWHSASTESGYGTPGYKNSQFENETNKVQVTFEPEAFSPNNDGYNDIYTINFKLDQPGYLANIWIFDSSGRMVMQLCKNNILGTSDQIKWNGEDKNGQRQQLGAYIVLVEVFNPKGYVKQFKDGVVLTSILD